A single genomic interval of Bradyrhizobium sp. AZCC 1693 harbors:
- a CDS encoding MFS transporter, protein METMVVAGRFFGWSVAWSAFAIAVFAWGIGFYGPSVFLQSLHQTRGWPISQISFAVTVHFLLSAIVIACLPEIHRRVGIAKTTFLGAVLTAAGLILWSNSREPWQLFAAAIPSGAGWAMTSGAALNAIVARWFDRDRPIAIALAFNGASVGGVLFVPLWVYLIRSIGFPSAALLVGGCMVATVAYLCVRFLVKSPEDVGLAPDGDASHQARAKPQPRRTRIEIVRSARFITISAAFSLGLFAQIGLLAHLVARLTPELGIEHAGFLVSLATVCAVIGRTAAGKWMGEHDRRFAATANFAVQIAGVLLLTLGQGSLGLTLGCVLFGLGIGNLTSLPPLIVQKEFEREDVATAVALIIAINQGVFAFAPAIIGAMHDTTANYQLPFALIAMIQFLAAVIILLGRRSTRAPA, encoded by the coding sequence ATGGAAACAATGGTCGTCGCGGGCCGATTCTTTGGATGGTCGGTTGCCTGGTCGGCATTCGCAATCGCCGTGTTTGCCTGGGGCATCGGGTTCTATGGCCCTTCAGTGTTTCTGCAATCGCTGCATCAAACGCGGGGCTGGCCGATCTCACAGATTTCGTTTGCCGTCACCGTCCACTTCTTGCTCAGCGCAATCGTCATTGCCTGCTTGCCCGAGATACATCGCAGGGTCGGAATCGCCAAAACGACGTTTCTTGGCGCGGTCCTCACGGCGGCTGGCCTGATCTTGTGGTCCAACTCACGCGAGCCGTGGCAGTTGTTCGCCGCGGCAATCCCGAGCGGGGCTGGTTGGGCCATGACGAGCGGCGCAGCGCTGAATGCGATCGTGGCAAGATGGTTCGATCGTGATCGGCCGATCGCAATAGCGCTTGCGTTCAATGGCGCCAGCGTCGGCGGCGTGCTGTTCGTGCCGCTGTGGGTCTATCTGATACGATCGATCGGATTTCCGTCCGCCGCACTTCTCGTCGGCGGCTGCATGGTCGCCACGGTTGCTTATCTCTGCGTCAGGTTCCTGGTCAAATCTCCCGAAGACGTGGGGCTGGCGCCAGACGGCGACGCATCGCATCAGGCGAGAGCAAAGCCGCAGCCGAGACGGACTCGCATCGAGATCGTTCGATCTGCGCGTTTCATCACGATTTCGGCAGCTTTCTCGCTCGGTCTCTTCGCGCAGATCGGCCTGCTGGCGCACCTGGTCGCTCGCCTTACGCCGGAGCTTGGAATTGAGCATGCCGGGTTTCTTGTCAGCCTGGCGACGGTATGTGCCGTTATTGGCCGGACCGCGGCCGGCAAGTGGATGGGCGAACATGATCGCCGGTTCGCGGCGACCGCCAACTTTGCCGTGCAGATCGCCGGTGTCCTGTTGTTGACTTTAGGTCAGGGATCGCTGGGTCTCACGCTTGGGTGCGTTCTGTTCGGTCTCGGCATAGGCAATCTGACTTCACTCCCTCCATTGATCGTACAGAAGGAATTCGAACGCGAGGATGTCGCCACCGCGGTGGCGCTGATTATCGCGATCAACCAGGGGGTATTTGCATTCGCACCTGCCATCATTGGCGCGATGCATGACACGACAGCCAATTATCAGTTACCGTTCGCGCTCATTGCCATGATTCAATTTCTGGCAGCCGTCATTATCCTGCTTGGCCGGAGGTCCACACGCGCTCCGGCCTAG
- a CDS encoding bifunctional transcriptional activator/DNA repair enzyme AdaA, whose product MARRNRTRSSGKTRVGNLDVAACERARVSRDRRFDGQFFSGVRTTRIYCRPVCPVRPAKAENVSFYPSAAAAERAGFRPCLRCRPETAPFSPAWNGSRTTVERAVRLISKGALDNASVEALADRVGVGTRHLCRLFDRYLGASPGQIAKTTRVQRAKRLLDDTKLPMIEIASRAGFRSLRRFNAVFAEVYRRPPTEIRRAQRNG is encoded by the coding sequence ATGGCTCGCCGCAATCGGACTCGGTCGTCGGGAAAAACCAGGGTTGGAAATCTGGACGTAGCAGCCTGCGAGCGGGCGCGCGTCAGTCGTGACCGACGATTTGACGGTCAGTTCTTTTCTGGTGTCAGGACAACACGCATCTACTGCCGCCCGGTCTGCCCGGTTCGCCCCGCCAAAGCGGAGAATGTGTCCTTTTATCCATCGGCAGCGGCGGCGGAGCGCGCTGGATTTCGGCCGTGCTTGCGGTGCCGGCCAGAGACAGCGCCATTCTCTCCGGCATGGAATGGCTCACGGACGACCGTCGAGCGCGCGGTGCGATTGATCAGCAAGGGTGCACTCGATAATGCGTCGGTTGAAGCGCTCGCCGATCGCGTTGGCGTCGGGACGCGGCATTTATGCCGATTGTTCGACAGGTATCTCGGCGCCAGCCCCGGTCAGATTGCCAAGACCACGCGTGTGCAGCGGGCGAAGCGACTTTTGGACGATACCAAATTGCCGATGATCGAGATTGCATCGCGAGCTGGGTTCCGCAGCCTGCGCCGATTCAATGCGGTCTTTGCGGAGGTGTACAGGCGCCCCCCAACCGAGATCCGGCGAGCGCAACGGAACGGTTAG